In Caulobacter soli, the genomic stretch ACTGGTCCTTCGCCTTCCGCGAAAAGGACTTCGCGCGCCTGCCCGCCACCGCCGAGGTGTTCCTCAAGCCGGACGGGACGCGCTACGGGCTCGGCGAGGTCTTCCGCCAGCCCAAGCTGGCTCAAACCCTGCGCCAGGTCGCCGCTCAAGGCGCCGACTACATGTATGGCGGCCCCTGGGGCGAACGGCTGATCGCCGCGATCCAGGCCGACGGCGGCAAGATGACCCTGGAAGATCTCAAGGCCTATGAGGTCATCTGGTCGGAGGCCATGGTCGGCGACATCGGCGGCGGGTATTCGATCGCCACATCGCCCTGGCCCAACAGCGGCGGCGTGGCCCTTATCGAAGCGCAAAACCTGGCTCGCGCCGCAGGCCTGGACCAGGGGCCGCACTGGACGAAGTCGCCCGAAGCCCTGAAAAAGGCGCTCGACATCACCCAGATGATGAACCTGGTCTTCCTGCCGCCGGAGGCGCTGGGCGCCTTGTTCCCAGGCCTGGATTTCTCGCCGGAGGCCCGCGTCACCCGGGCGCACGCCGAGAAGCTCTGGGCCCGGATCAAGGACGGCTCGCCGCTGGCCAATTGGAAGCGCACCACGCCCATGCACTCCGACGACGTCGTCGCCGTGGACGCCGAGGGCAACATCGCGGCCATCACCCATTCGATCAATTGCGTGATCTGGGGCAAGACCACGATCAATGTCGACGGGATCTCGATCGGCGATCCGGGCTCGTTCCAGCAGCCGCTGGTGGCGCGCACGACGCCGGGAACCCGCATGGAGGCGCCGACCGAAACGGGCGTCCTGTTCAAGGACGGTCAGGCCGTGCTCGGCTTCGCCTCCATGGGCGCGGGCCTGCATCACCGCACGTTCCAGGGCCTGCTCAACGTCACGGCCTTCGGCATGACGGTGGAGGAGGCGATCAACACCGCCGACTTCTATCTGCCCTCGACGGATCCGACCACCGGCCAGGCCACGGCGGCCTTCCCAACCGGCCGGTTTGACCACGCCGTGCTCGACGCGACCGGTTACGCCTGGCGGGAAGTTCCGCTGGAGGAGGCCCGGTTGGGCGGCGAGGGCAAATGGGTGGCGATCAGCCGCGACCCCAAGACCGGGGTGCTCGAGGCCGCGTCGCACAACCGCAACAACAGCGACGCGGTGGCTTTCTAGGACCAGACCCTTGCGACGCGGGGCGCGGCTCGACCGCGCCCCGCGTTCGGTCGCTGCGACCGCGGCTTTGCCCGAAACGATCGCTGGATCGTGGCGGGACAGACTGGGACAGAGGCGACGCCGGGCGGATCGCGCGCGTCTCCGAGCCGGGCGCCGCCTCGCGCTAGTTGAACAGACGGTTGGCGCGCAGGCGGTCGACGGCCAGGTCAATGAAGGCCCGGACCTTGGCCGAAGCCCTTCGTCCTTCCGGGTGGACCACGTGAATCGGAAGGGCGTCCTCCTCGAAATCCGGCAGCACTGTCTGCAGCGCGCCCGACTGCAGGTGGGGCCCGATCTGATAGGACAACAGCCGCGTCAGGCCCCACCCCTCCACGGCCGCGCCGATCGCCGCGTCATTGGTGTTGCAGAACAAGCGGGGATGGACCGTGACGTTGGTCTTTTGCTGGCGGCCAAACCGCCAATCGAGCGAGGCCCAGGCCGCGGTGGGCGCGATGATGCGATGCCGGGCCAGATCGGCGGGGGTCTGGGGGACGCCGTGCTTTTCAAAATA encodes the following:
- a CDS encoding gamma-glutamyltransferase, whose translation is MFLKPDGTRYGLGEVFRQPKLAQTLRQVAAQGADYMYGGPWGERLIAAIQADGGKMTLEDLKAYEVIWSEAMVGDIGGGYSIATSPWPNSGGVALIEAQNLARAAGLDQGPHWTKSPEALKKALDITQMMNLVFLPPEALGALFPGLDFSPEARVTRAHAEKLWARIKDGSPLANWKRTTPMHSDDVVAVDAEGNIAAITHSINCVIWGKTTINVDGISIGDPGSFQQPLVARTTPGTRMEAPTETGVLFKDGQAVLGFASMGAGLHHRTFQGLLNVTAFGMTVEEAINTADFYLPSTDPTTGQATAAFPTGRFDHAVLDATGYAWREVPLEEARLGGEGKWVAISRDPKTGVLEAASHNRNNSDAVAF